DNA from Cynocephalus volans isolate mCynVol1 chromosome 2, mCynVol1.pri, whole genome shotgun sequence:
ATGACAACGCTCCAGAACTGACCGTGGCTTCATTTGCAAGCCTGGTACCGGAAAATTCCCCCGAGACCACGGTAGCTCTTTTCAGTATTCAAGACCGAGATTCTGGGGAAAATGGAAGAATGGTTtgttccattcaggatgatattccGTTTGTGCTGAAACCTTCCGTTGAGAATTACTACAGGCTGGTAACAGAAGGAGCACTGGATAGAGAGACGACAGCCGAGTACAACATCACCATCACCGTCACCGACTTGGGGACGCCCAGGCTCAAAACCGAGCACAGCATAACCGTGCAGGTCTCCGACGTCAACGACAACGCCCCTGCCTTCACACAAAGCTCCTACACCCTGTTCGTCCGCGAGAACAACAGCCCCGCCCTGCACATCGGCAGCGTCAGCGCCACAGACAGAGACTCGGGCACCAACGCCCAGGTCACCTACTCGCTGCTGCCGACCCACGACCCGCACCTGGCCCTCGCCTCCCTGGTGTCCATCAACGCGGACAGCGGACACCTGTTCGCCCTGCGGTCGCTGGACTACGAGGCCCTGCGGGCGTTCGAGTTCCGCGTGGGCGCGGCAGACAGAGGCTCCCCCGCGCTGAGCAGCGACGCGCTGGTGCGCGTGGTGCTGGTGGACGACAACGACAACGCGCCCTTCGTGCTGTACCCGCTGCAGAACGGCTCTGCGCCCTGCACCGAGCTGCTGCCCAGGCAGGCCGAGGCGGGCTCCCTGGTGACCAAGGTGGTGGCGGTGGACGGCGACTCGGGCCAGAACGCCTGGCTGTCGTACCAGCTGCTCAAGGCCACGGAGCCCGGGCTGTTCGGCGTGTGGGCGCACAACGGCGAGGTGCGCACGGCCCGGCTGCTGAGCGAGCGCGACGCGGCCAGGCACAGACTGCTGGTGCTGGTCAAGGACAATGGCGAGCCGCCGCTGTCGGCCACCGTCACGCTGCACGTGCTGCTGGTGGACGGCTTCTCCCAGCCCTACCTGCCGCTGCCGGAAGCGGCGCCGGAGCGGGCGCAGGCCGACTCGCTCACCGTCTACTTGGTCATCGCGCTGGCCTCGGTCACCTCGCTCTTCCTGTTCTCGGTGCTCCTGTTGGTGGCGGTGCGGCTGTGCAGGAGGCGCAGGGCGGCCTCGGAGGGCCGCTGCTCGGTGCCTGGGGGCCGCTTTCCGGGCCACCTGGTGGACGTCAGCGGTACGGGGACCCTGTCCCAGAGCTACCAGTATGAGGTGTGTCTGATGGGAGAGTCAGGGACCAGCGAGTTCAAGTTTCTGAAGTCCGTTACACCCAACCATCAGGGGGCTATGGATATTGTAGAGATAAATCCCAACTTTGCTAATGGCTGTGGATTCAATTAGGAATCTGTCGATTTTTCAGAGCATTCAGGATAAAGGTTAGTTTTTTCTAAATACTCTGTCTCCACTATATTCTTTGGTCCATATAGAATTACTTAGTTGTTTGCTGATCTTATTTTCCTAGGCAAGCAGATTAGAAATTTTCTTTAGGTATATCCTCATATTTAgtctccttttattatttttactttatgggTACAATAGAACCTTCAGTTTAACTCATTACTAAAAAGTctcaattatttgttttaaaagcaaatttcaacATCAAATTCTATTGATTTGAAGATGTCCTCAGCTCCATTCTCTGTTTGATTGTTGTCcactttttctaaatgttttatgtttaGAAAACAAGCATGATACAAATATAATGAATTCTTAGTACATCTTTTGTTTAATCTGATATTATGCTTACCTGTCTtgaatttttaatgaagaaatgtCTGCAAAAATCGCATGGTTTTTTTCTCAGTAGTATTAAATAGGAAAGACTACAATTCCTCCCCTACTTAAAGGTTTTTCTGCTCTTTGTATCAACCTTCAGTATATAGTATGCATCAATACTATTGAAAGATTATTAAATtatctcaaaaatttaaaaataacaatagataTCCTTTGTCGTGTCTATCTAGCCCACCTTATCTTTTTCTGGAAACTTCTCTTTAGCAGAGGTGTACTGTTGCATCCATGTTTAGTTTATATGACCCACCTCCCTCTGTGATTTTGGACAATTAAACAAGGTGGTAGATATTGCTGATCCAAGCTGTGCCAACtgattctcttaaaaaaaaaaaaaaaaaaaaaaggttttaggGCTGGCTAGTTCACTCAGTTGGTTCGAACTAGTtgttacaacatcaaggtcaagagtttggatccccacaccaaccagacatcacacacacacacacacacacacacacacacacacacaccttcaaaAACCAGTTCTAATATAGTTTTTCTATTAAGGGCTTAACAAGATGATGTCATGTTTGACtgaatacatgaaaaaaagtACAGAAAGTCAATCCACTGAGAGACAAGAAGGAAAGAGATGCCAAAAGAGGGACCTTGTTGTAGATTTTCCAGTTCCTCCCAAGTCTGCTTTCTCCCTTGGGTTTTTGGAAACAAATAAGTGCTCTATTAATAATTTTTCCTCTAATTAAGATAGCCAAGTGAGGCTATTTTCCTATTGTTAAAACCATGTTTAGATATTCTTGCATGATTGGCAAGGAGACCTTACTATcaattttgagtttttttattgTGGCTTTTCATATTAATGTAATAATATTTAAGATCAAAAGGTTGTAAAATATTGGTAGTCTGTAAGGGACATGCACAAGTTTTTGCTAGAATATATAATTTTGAGAAGAATTGAAGGAGCTTTCCAATAGTACTGCCTTTGGAGTGTTTAATAGAAATTCTTAGAAAATTCTActatataaaaaataacttttgaatATTATTAGTGAATAGAATTAGTGTGAAATAACATTGACAATGTAAAATGTGTGTCCAAAAGAGATGTGTTTCTTATTTGTAGGATCATCATTACCTtgttatgttctttctttttataatgtaTCCCTTTGTTTAGGGTGAGCCAGGATATTTTGCCATTtaatgaaaaagatattttagatCATTCTAAGTTATTTCAAATTACTATTCAAAAAGGCATAGAAAATAGTTGTGAACATGCTGTCTTGTTTGTCTAGCTTATATAATGAACTGGCATCCCAACAAAAGAGGTGACATCTACAGTAAGAGGAGAATCCATttgtcagaatttttaaattcgTTATTTATTAATGAatccattcaaaaaatatttgttgagatcTACTACATACCAGGGATTATTTTAGATGTTGGGGATGTAGCAGTTAATAAAGTTGTAACATTCAGAtgtaacagaaaagaaacaaatatgtatATCTATGCTATATCAGATGGTAATAAATGCTAGGGAGAAAAAACAGAGTAAGATATAGAAAGTACTTTCATGTGCATTTTCCCATAGTTTGAAAATTTTATAAGATCATAACTCTCCAACATTATGTAGAGAGGTTATCAAACTGGAATGAACTTGTGGCTTTTTCCTTGATGTAATTGAGCTGGTGGGTACCACAATTCTGGTACACAGGCTGCTTAGAGTTTGAAAGAAATCTAGAGAAATTAATACTTTCTGCTGagagaattttaagaaatcaCATGGctctacattattatttttacaagttGACTGATCactattatcttttcttttacttctcgATTTCTCTCAAAGCACCCCGCCCAGACTACAGGTTCTAGAAGGGGGACCATGTCTGGGTTGTTTATTAATGTATTGCAGAACCTGGCACGTAGAGATCAATAATACTTCTTTAGTGAAGgaatgaataattataatttcaTGGTTTTGTGATTACATTATCTCCCTAAAACAATCTCCAAACTCATAGTAgtagaacagaaagagaaaatagcacAAACGTTGCAATTCGTTTCGAAGTAAAAACGCATGGTGGCGCTGCAGGCTAAGGCTTCAAAAAAGAACCCATGAAATGCTACGAACTCTTCTTCAGACCTCTTTCAGCTGAAGTGAAAAGTCTGCAGACAGAGCTCGGATCAGTAAGTCTCCGGAGAATGCTACTCACCTACATTTCTGGACAGGCTACCAACCGACAGATTGATCACTGTCTCAGTCCCATCGTTCCCTGAGGTACTTCTGGCCTCTATTCCTGGGAAGGCGTGCAGAAGTAAAGATGGAGGCCGGAGAGGGGCGCTTTCCTAAACAAAGGCAAGTCTTGATTCTCCTTCTCTTAATGGGGGTTCAGGCGGGCTGGGAACCCCATCGCTATTATGTGATGGAGGAAACAGAGAGCGGCTCTTTTGTGGCCAACCTGGCCAAGGACCTAGGGCTGGGAGTAAGGGACCTAGCTGCGCGGGGAGCCCGAGTGGTCTCTGAGGATAACAAGCCACTCTTGCAGCTTGACCTGCAGACCGGAGAGCTGATATTAAATGAGAAACTGGACCGGGAGGAACTCTGCGGCCCCACCGATCCCTGTGTAATGCATTTCCAAGTGTTACTGAAAAAAACAACGGAAGTATTTCGAGCGGAGCTATTGGTTAGAGATATAAACGATCATTCTCCTGAGTTTCCTGAAAGAGAAATGACTCTTAAAATCCCAGAGAACAGCCCTCCTGGGAGCGTGTTTCCTCTgaaaaaagcccaggacttggACGTGGGCAACAACAACGTTCAAAACTACAATATTGGTCCCAACTCTCATTTCCACGTTTCCACCCATAACCGGGAAGACGGCAGGAAATACCCAGAGCTGGTACTGGACAAAGAGCTGGATCGCGAGGAGCAGGCGGAGCTCAGATTAACCCTGACAGCGCTGGATGGCGGCTCACCACACCGATCTGGCACGGTCCAGATTCGCATCTTGGTCTTGGACGTCAATGACAACGCCCCCGAGTTTGCGCAGATGCTCTATGAGGCGCAGGTCCCAGAGAGCAGCCCCGTAGGCTCCCTAATTGTCAAGGTCTCCGCTAGGGATTTAGACACTGGGACAAATGGAGAGATATCATACTCACTTTTTTACAGTTCTCAGGAGATAAGTAAAACTTTTGAGCTAAGCAGCGTTTCAGGAGAAATTCGATTAATTGAAAAACTAGATTTTGAGACAATATCTGCATTTGAGCTAGATATAGAGGCGTCTGATGGCGGGGGACTTTCTGGGAAATGCAGTGTTTCTATTAAGGTGCTGGATGTTAATGATAACTCTCCAGAACTAACTATTTCGTCACTTACCAGCCCAATTACCGAAAATTCTCCCGAGACAGAAGTGGCCCTCTTTAGGATTAGAGACCGAGATTCTGGGGAAAATGGAAGAATGGTTtgttccattcaggatgatattccGTTTGTGCTGAAACCTTCCGTTGAGAATTACTACAGGCTGGTAACAGAAGGAGCACTGGATAGAGAGACGACAGCCGAGTACAACATCACCATCACCGTCACCGACTTGGGGACACCCAGGCTCAAAACCGAGCACACCATAACCGTGCAGGTCTCCGACGTCAACGACAACGCCCCTGCCTTCACACAAAGCTCCTACACCCTGTTCGTCCGCGAGAACAACAGCCCCGCCCTGCACATCGGCAGCGTCAGC
Protein-coding regions in this window:
- the LOC134369235 gene encoding protocadherin beta-15-like yields the protein MDVEEERFPRLRQVLLLFVLLAQTYAEQKGYTVAEETESGSFVANLAKDLGLGVKELSWRKARVIFNDNKKHFQLNLQTGDLQVNEKLDREELCGPTEPCVLQFQVLLEEPLEVYRFKLLVTDINDNSPVFPEAEMILKIMENTVPGTVFPLKNAQDLDVGINNIRNYTIYPNSHFHVLTRNGGEGRKYPELVLDKALDREEQTELRLTLMAVDGGAPPQNGTALVRIDVLDINDNAPEFVQPLYHVQIPENSPLGSLVATVSAKDLDMGINGEIVYSFFYGDEEISKTFAVNELTGDIRIIRKLDFEKIMSYEVDIKASDGAGLSGKCTVIIHVVDINDNAPELTVASFASLVPENSPETTVALFSIQDRDSGENGRMVCSIQDDIPFVLKPSVENYYRLVTEGALDRETTAEYNITITVTDLGTPRLKTEHSITVQVSDVNDNAPAFTQSSYTLFVRENNSPALHIGSVSATDRDSGTNAQVTYSLLPTHDPHLALASLVSINADSGHLFALRSLDYEALRAFEFRVGAADRGSPALSSDALVRVVLVDDNDNAPFVLYPLQNGSAPCTELLPRQAEAGSLVTKVVAVDGDSGQNAWLSYQLLKATEPGLFGVWAHNGEVRTARLLSERDAARHRLLVLVKDNGEPPLSATVTLHVLLVDGFSQPYLPLPEAAPERAQADSLTVYLVIALASVTSLFLFSVLLLVAVRLCRRRRAASEGRCSVPGGRFPGHLVDVSGTGTLSQSYQYEVCLMGESGTSEFKFLKSVTPNHQGAMDIVEINPNFANGCGFN
- the LOC134369244 gene encoding protocadherin beta-15-like, producing MEAGEGRFPKQRQVLILLLLMGVQAGWEPHRYYVMEETESGSFVANLAKDLGLGVRDLAARGARVVSEDNKPLLQLDLQTGELILNEKLDREELCGPTDPCVMHFQVLLKKTTEVFRAELLVRDINDHSPEFPEREMTLKIPENSPPGSVFPLKKAQDLDVGNNNVQNYNIGPNSHFHVSTHNREDGRKYPELVLDKELDREEQAELRLTLTALDGGSPHRSGTVQIRILVLDVNDNAPEFAQMLYEAQVPESSPVGSLIVKVSARDLDTGTNGEISYSLFYSSQEISKTFELSSVSGEIRLIEKLDFETISAFELDIEASDGGGLSGKCSVSIKVLDVNDNSPELTISSLTSPITENSPETEVALFRIRDRDSGENGRMVCSIQDDIPFVLKPSVENYYRLVTEGALDRETTAEYNITITVTDLGTPRLKTEHTITVQVSDVNDNAPAFTQSSYTLFVRENNSPALHIGSVSATDRDSGTNAQVTYSLLPTHDPHLALASLVSINADSGHLFALRSLDYEALRAFEFRVGAADRGSPALSSDALVRVVLVDDNDNAPFVLYPLQNGSAPCTELLPRQAEAGSLVTKVVAVDGDSGQNAWLSYQLLKATEPGLFGVWAHNGEVRTARLLSERDAARHRLLVLVKDNGEPPLSATVTLHVLLVDGFSQPYLPLPEAAPERAQADSLTVYLVIALASVTSLFLFSVLLLVAVRLCRRRRAASEGRCSVPGGRFPGHLVDVSGTGTLSQSYQYEVCLMGGSESNEFKFLKPIFPSILGQDSGRKLEGNPTFQSNLSF